In Salmo salar chromosome ssa24, Ssal_v3.1, whole genome shotgun sequence, the following proteins share a genomic window:
- the ddr2l gene encoding discoidin domain-containing receptor 2 isoform X3 yields the protein MLFYLLLVFQANANAQIDPAHCRYPLGMEDGRIKDHAITASSQWYETTGPQYARLNREEGDGAWCPAGLLQPSDTQYLQVDLGQLTFLTVVGTQGRYARNSGKEFARMYRLNYSHDGQLWRSWKNRLGNKTMEANDNAYVSVIKDLHPPIISRYVRLIPVTKMPTTVCMRLELYGCPWHDGLTSYSSPEGQLMMPPGYPIASLNDSTYDGAHERRKLSGGLGQLTDGVIGQDDFLVTRQYHVWPGYDYVGWRNGSLGSGYVEMEFVFDKQRNFTSMKVHSNNMFYRGVKIFSSVSCSFKPRLIATWEAEPVEFRTVLDDRNPSARYVTVPLGRRNAKALRCRFHFADVWMMFSEISFQSADTVIPTQITPVVTSPWPMEESSMPTTHKTVTNPSAKDQPDDGNTPILIGCLVTIILLLVVIIFLILWCQYVCKVLEKAPRRILEEEVTVRLSSSSDTIILQTPPVPPRVSQMDHPYERIFLLDPQYQDPAGLRNKLPELSRSAETSACGGGYAEPDVTQCTPHQCFQSSVPHYAETDIVSLQGVTGSNMYAVPALTVDSLTRKDISVAEFPRHRLLFREKLGEGQFGEVHLCEAEGLPEFLGEGAPLPDRDGRPVLVAVKQLRADATNNARNDFLKEIKIMSRLNDPNIIQLLCVCVSSDPLCMVTEYMDNGDLNMFLSQREMESTLTHANNIPAVSLSDLLHMSVQISSGMRYLASLNFVHRDLATRNCLLDRRLTIKIADFGMSRNLYSSDYYRIQGRAVLPIRWMAWESILLGKFTTASDVWAFGVTLWEIFTLCKEQPYSLLSDEQVIENTGEFFRNQGRQIFLFAPLLCPPSLFELMMRCWDRDIADRPTFEGLYQALRPHVVQ from the exons ATGCTGTTCTATCTGCTGCTGGTCTTTCAAGCCAATGCCAATGCCCAGATCGACCCAG CACACTGCCGCTACCCTCTTGGCATGGAGGATGGCAGGATCAAAGACCATGCCATCACCGCCTCCAGCCAATGGTACGAGACCACCGGGCCACAATATGCCAG GTTGAACCGGGAGGAGGGTGACGGGGCGTGGTGCCCAGCGGGGCTCCTACAGCCCTCTGACACCCAGTACCTGCAGGTCGACCTGGGCCAGCTCACCTTCCTGACAGTGGTAGGAACCCAGGGTCGCTATGCCCGGAACTCGGGTAAAGAGTTTGCCCGCATGTACCGCCTGAACTACAGCCACGACGGCCAGCTCTGGAGGTCCTGGAAGAATCGCCTTGGCAATAag ACGATGGAGGCGAATGACAACGCCTATGTCTCTGTGATCAAAGACCTTCACCCGCCCATCATCAGCCGCTACGTCCGTCTCATCCCCGTCACCAAGATGCCCACCACTGTGTGTATGAGACTGGAGCTGTACGGCTGCCCCTGGCACG ACGGCCTGACGTCATACAGCTCTCCTGAAGGTCAGCTGATGATGCCTCCTGGGTATCCCATTGCCAGCCTCAACGACTCCACATACGACGGCGCCCACGAACGAAG GAAACTGTCTGGGGGGTTGGGTCAGCTGACGGATGGTGTGATTGGTCAGGATGACTTCCTGGTGACGCGGCAGTACCATGTATGGCCTGGATACGACTATGTGGGCTGGAGGAACGggagtctgggctctggctatgTGGAGATGGAGTTTGTCTTTGACAAGCAAAGGAACTTCACCTCCATGAAG GTGCACAGTAACAATATGTTCTACCGCGGGGTGAAGATCTTCTCCTCCGTGTCCTGCTCGTTCAAGCCCCGTCTCATCGCTACCTGGGAGGCGGAGCCGGTGGAGTTCCGTACGGTGCTAGATGACCGTAACCCCAGCGCCCGCTATGTGACCGTGCCTCTGGGACGGCGTAATGCCAAGGCCCTGCGCTGCCGCTTCCACTTCGCCGATGTGTGGATGATGTTCAGCGAAATCTCCTTCCAGTCAG CAGACACCGTGATTCCTACTCAGATAACCCCTGTGGTGACATCCCCCTGGCCCATGGAGGAGAGCTCCATGCCCACCACCCACAAGACTG TGACAAACCCATCAGCCAAGGACCAACCGGATGATGGGAACACCCCtattctgattggctgtctgGTGACGATCATCCTGTTGCTCGTAGTGATCATCTTCCTGATCTTGTGGTGCCAGTACGTGTGCAAGGTGCTGGAGAAG GCTCCACGCCGTATCCTCGAGGAGGAGGTCACCGTGCGCCTGTCCTCCAGTAGTGACACTATCATTCTGCAGACCCCTCCCGTGCCCCCCCGGGTCTCTCAGATGGACCACCCGTATGAGCGCATCTTCCTCCTGGACCCTCAGTACCAAGACCCAGCCGGCCTCAGGAACAAGCTGCCTGAACTGTCTCGGAGTGCAGAGACCTCAG CGTGTGGTGGGGGCTATGCGGAGCCCGATGTCACCCAGTGCACCCCTCATCAGTGCTTCCAGAGCAGCGTGCCGCACTACGCCGAGACAGACATCGTGAGCCTGCAGGGTGTGACCGGCAGTAACATGTATGCCGTGCCCGCACTCACCGTCGACTCGCTCACCCGCAAGGACATCTCCGTGGCAGAGTTCCCCCGCCACCGGCTGCTCTTCAGGGAGAAGCTGGGGGAGGGGCAGTTTGGGGAG GTCCACCTGTGTGAGGCTGAGGGTCTGCCTGAGTTTCTGGGGGAGGGCGCCCCCCTTCCCGACCGGGATGGACGGCCTGTACTGGTGGCGGTGAAGCAACTGAGGGCGGACGCCACCAAcaatgccag gaacGACTTCCTGAAGGAGATCAAGATCATGTCGAGGCTCAACGACCCCAACATCATccagttgctgtgtgtgtgtgtgagctcagACCCACTGTGCATGGTGACTGAGTACATGGACAACGGAGACCTCAACATGTTTCtgtcacagagagagatggagagcaccCTGACCCACGCCAACAACATCCCCGCAGTCAG ttTGTCAGACCTCCTGCACATGTCAGTGCAGATCTCGTCGGGCATGCGCTACCTGGCCTCTCTGAACTTTGTGCACCGAGACTTGGCCACACGCAACTGCCTGCTGGACCGCAGACTCACCATCAAGATAGCAGACTTCGGCATGAGCAGAAACCTGTACAGCAGTGACTACTACCGCATCCAGGGGCGAGCGGTGCTGCCCATCCGCTGGATGGCCTGGGAGAGCATTCTACTG GGTAAGTTCACCACGGCCAGCGACGTGTGGGCCTTTGGCGTCACCCTGTGGGAGATCTTCACTCTGTGTAAAGAGCAACCCTACAGCCTACTGTCAGACGAACAGGTCATCGAAAACACTGGCGAGTTCTTCCGAAACCAGGGCAGACAG ATCTTTCTATTCGCCCCACTGCTCTGTCCTCCCTCGCTATTTGAGCTGATGATGCGTTGTTGGGACCGCGACATCGCCGATCGACCCACCTTCGAGGGGTTGTACCAGGCCTTACGACCACACGTGGTCCAGTGA
- the ddr2l gene encoding discoidin domain-containing receptor 2 isoform X2: MLFYLLLVFQANANAQIDPAHCRYPLGMEDGRIKDHAITASSQWYETTGPQYARLNREEGDGAWCPAGLLQPSDTQYLQVDLGQLTFLTVVGTQGRYARNSGKEFARMYRLNYSHDGQLWRSWKNRLGNKTMEANDNAYVSVIKDLHPPIISRYVRLIPVTKMPTTVCMRLELYGCPWHDGLTSYSSPEGQLMMPPGYPIASLNDSTYDGAHERRKLSGGLGQLTDGVIGQDDFLVTRQYHVWPGYDYVGWRNGSLGSGYVEMEFVFDKQRNFTSMKVHSNNMFYRGVKIFSSVSCSFKPRLIATWEAEPVEFRTVLDDRNPSARYVTVPLGRRNAKALRCRFHFADVWMMFSEISFQSDTVIPTQITPVVTSPWPMEESSMPTTHKTVTNPSAKDQPDDGNTPILIGCLVTIILLLVVIIFLILWCQYVCKVLEKAPRRILEEEVTVRLSSSSDTIILQTPPVPPRVSQMDHPYERIFLLDPQYQDPAGLRNKLPELSRSAETSACGGGYAEPDVTQCTPHQCFQSSVPHYAETDIVSLQGVTGSNMYAVPALTVDSLTRKDISVAEFPRHRLLFREKLGEGQFGEFSVQVHLCEAEGLPEFLGEGAPLPDRDGRPVLVAVKQLRADATNNARNDFLKEIKIMSRLNDPNIIQLLCVCVSSDPLCMVTEYMDNGDLNMFLSQREMESTLTHANNIPAVSLSDLLHMSVQISSGMRYLASLNFVHRDLATRNCLLDRRLTIKIADFGMSRNLYSSDYYRIQGRAVLPIRWMAWESILLGKFTTASDVWAFGVTLWEIFTLCKEQPYSLLSDEQVIENTGEFFRNQGRQIFLFAPLLCPPSLFELMMRCWDRDIADRPTFEGLYQALRPHVVQ; encoded by the exons ATGCTGTTCTATCTGCTGCTGGTCTTTCAAGCCAATGCCAATGCCCAGATCGACCCAG CACACTGCCGCTACCCTCTTGGCATGGAGGATGGCAGGATCAAAGACCATGCCATCACCGCCTCCAGCCAATGGTACGAGACCACCGGGCCACAATATGCCAG GTTGAACCGGGAGGAGGGTGACGGGGCGTGGTGCCCAGCGGGGCTCCTACAGCCCTCTGACACCCAGTACCTGCAGGTCGACCTGGGCCAGCTCACCTTCCTGACAGTGGTAGGAACCCAGGGTCGCTATGCCCGGAACTCGGGTAAAGAGTTTGCCCGCATGTACCGCCTGAACTACAGCCACGACGGCCAGCTCTGGAGGTCCTGGAAGAATCGCCTTGGCAATAag ACGATGGAGGCGAATGACAACGCCTATGTCTCTGTGATCAAAGACCTTCACCCGCCCATCATCAGCCGCTACGTCCGTCTCATCCCCGTCACCAAGATGCCCACCACTGTGTGTATGAGACTGGAGCTGTACGGCTGCCCCTGGCACG ACGGCCTGACGTCATACAGCTCTCCTGAAGGTCAGCTGATGATGCCTCCTGGGTATCCCATTGCCAGCCTCAACGACTCCACATACGACGGCGCCCACGAACGAAG GAAACTGTCTGGGGGGTTGGGTCAGCTGACGGATGGTGTGATTGGTCAGGATGACTTCCTGGTGACGCGGCAGTACCATGTATGGCCTGGATACGACTATGTGGGCTGGAGGAACGggagtctgggctctggctatgTGGAGATGGAGTTTGTCTTTGACAAGCAAAGGAACTTCACCTCCATGAAG GTGCACAGTAACAATATGTTCTACCGCGGGGTGAAGATCTTCTCCTCCGTGTCCTGCTCGTTCAAGCCCCGTCTCATCGCTACCTGGGAGGCGGAGCCGGTGGAGTTCCGTACGGTGCTAGATGACCGTAACCCCAGCGCCCGCTATGTGACCGTGCCTCTGGGACGGCGTAATGCCAAGGCCCTGCGCTGCCGCTTCCACTTCGCCGATGTGTGGATGATGTTCAGCGAAATCTCCTTCCAGTCAG ACACCGTGATTCCTACTCAGATAACCCCTGTGGTGACATCCCCCTGGCCCATGGAGGAGAGCTCCATGCCCACCACCCACAAGACTG TGACAAACCCATCAGCCAAGGACCAACCGGATGATGGGAACACCCCtattctgattggctgtctgGTGACGATCATCCTGTTGCTCGTAGTGATCATCTTCCTGATCTTGTGGTGCCAGTACGTGTGCAAGGTGCTGGAGAAG GCTCCACGCCGTATCCTCGAGGAGGAGGTCACCGTGCGCCTGTCCTCCAGTAGTGACACTATCATTCTGCAGACCCCTCCCGTGCCCCCCCGGGTCTCTCAGATGGACCACCCGTATGAGCGCATCTTCCTCCTGGACCCTCAGTACCAAGACCCAGCCGGCCTCAGGAACAAGCTGCCTGAACTGTCTCGGAGTGCAGAGACCTCAG CGTGTGGTGGGGGCTATGCGGAGCCCGATGTCACCCAGTGCACCCCTCATCAGTGCTTCCAGAGCAGCGTGCCGCACTACGCCGAGACAGACATCGTGAGCCTGCAGGGTGTGACCGGCAGTAACATGTATGCCGTGCCCGCACTCACCGTCGACTCGCTCACCCGCAAGGACATCTCCGTGGCAGAGTTCCCCCGCCACCGGCTGCTCTTCAGGGAGAAGCTGGGGGAGGGGCAGTTTGGGGAG ttcTCTGTGCAGGTCCACCTGTGTGAGGCTGAGGGTCTGCCTGAGTTTCTGGGGGAGGGCGCCCCCCTTCCCGACCGGGATGGACGGCCTGTACTGGTGGCGGTGAAGCAACTGAGGGCGGACGCCACCAAcaatgccag gaacGACTTCCTGAAGGAGATCAAGATCATGTCGAGGCTCAACGACCCCAACATCATccagttgctgtgtgtgtgtgtgagctcagACCCACTGTGCATGGTGACTGAGTACATGGACAACGGAGACCTCAACATGTTTCtgtcacagagagagatggagagcaccCTGACCCACGCCAACAACATCCCCGCAGTCAG ttTGTCAGACCTCCTGCACATGTCAGTGCAGATCTCGTCGGGCATGCGCTACCTGGCCTCTCTGAACTTTGTGCACCGAGACTTGGCCACACGCAACTGCCTGCTGGACCGCAGACTCACCATCAAGATAGCAGACTTCGGCATGAGCAGAAACCTGTACAGCAGTGACTACTACCGCATCCAGGGGCGAGCGGTGCTGCCCATCCGCTGGATGGCCTGGGAGAGCATTCTACTG GGTAAGTTCACCACGGCCAGCGACGTGTGGGCCTTTGGCGTCACCCTGTGGGAGATCTTCACTCTGTGTAAAGAGCAACCCTACAGCCTACTGTCAGACGAACAGGTCATCGAAAACACTGGCGAGTTCTTCCGAAACCAGGGCAGACAG ATCTTTCTATTCGCCCCACTGCTCTGTCCTCCCTCGCTATTTGAGCTGATGATGCGTTGTTGGGACCGCGACATCGCCGATCGACCCACCTTCGAGGGGTTGTACCAGGCCTTACGACCACACGTGGTCCAGTGA
- the ddr2l gene encoding discoidin domain-containing receptor 2 isoform X1, whose translation MLFYLLLVFQANANAQIDPAHCRYPLGMEDGRIKDHAITASSQWYETTGPQYARLNREEGDGAWCPAGLLQPSDTQYLQVDLGQLTFLTVVGTQGRYARNSGKEFARMYRLNYSHDGQLWRSWKNRLGNKTMEANDNAYVSVIKDLHPPIISRYVRLIPVTKMPTTVCMRLELYGCPWHDGLTSYSSPEGQLMMPPGYPIASLNDSTYDGAHERRKLSGGLGQLTDGVIGQDDFLVTRQYHVWPGYDYVGWRNGSLGSGYVEMEFVFDKQRNFTSMKVHSNNMFYRGVKIFSSVSCSFKPRLIATWEAEPVEFRTVLDDRNPSARYVTVPLGRRNAKALRCRFHFADVWMMFSEISFQSADTVIPTQITPVVTSPWPMEESSMPTTHKTVTNPSAKDQPDDGNTPILIGCLVTIILLLVVIIFLILWCQYVCKVLEKAPRRILEEEVTVRLSSSSDTIILQTPPVPPRVSQMDHPYERIFLLDPQYQDPAGLRNKLPELSRSAETSACGGGYAEPDVTQCTPHQCFQSSVPHYAETDIVSLQGVTGSNMYAVPALTVDSLTRKDISVAEFPRHRLLFREKLGEGQFGEFSVQVHLCEAEGLPEFLGEGAPLPDRDGRPVLVAVKQLRADATNNARNDFLKEIKIMSRLNDPNIIQLLCVCVSSDPLCMVTEYMDNGDLNMFLSQREMESTLTHANNIPAVSLSDLLHMSVQISSGMRYLASLNFVHRDLATRNCLLDRRLTIKIADFGMSRNLYSSDYYRIQGRAVLPIRWMAWESILLGKFTTASDVWAFGVTLWEIFTLCKEQPYSLLSDEQVIENTGEFFRNQGRQIFLFAPLLCPPSLFELMMRCWDRDIADRPTFEGLYQALRPHVVQ comes from the exons ATGCTGTTCTATCTGCTGCTGGTCTTTCAAGCCAATGCCAATGCCCAGATCGACCCAG CACACTGCCGCTACCCTCTTGGCATGGAGGATGGCAGGATCAAAGACCATGCCATCACCGCCTCCAGCCAATGGTACGAGACCACCGGGCCACAATATGCCAG GTTGAACCGGGAGGAGGGTGACGGGGCGTGGTGCCCAGCGGGGCTCCTACAGCCCTCTGACACCCAGTACCTGCAGGTCGACCTGGGCCAGCTCACCTTCCTGACAGTGGTAGGAACCCAGGGTCGCTATGCCCGGAACTCGGGTAAAGAGTTTGCCCGCATGTACCGCCTGAACTACAGCCACGACGGCCAGCTCTGGAGGTCCTGGAAGAATCGCCTTGGCAATAag ACGATGGAGGCGAATGACAACGCCTATGTCTCTGTGATCAAAGACCTTCACCCGCCCATCATCAGCCGCTACGTCCGTCTCATCCCCGTCACCAAGATGCCCACCACTGTGTGTATGAGACTGGAGCTGTACGGCTGCCCCTGGCACG ACGGCCTGACGTCATACAGCTCTCCTGAAGGTCAGCTGATGATGCCTCCTGGGTATCCCATTGCCAGCCTCAACGACTCCACATACGACGGCGCCCACGAACGAAG GAAACTGTCTGGGGGGTTGGGTCAGCTGACGGATGGTGTGATTGGTCAGGATGACTTCCTGGTGACGCGGCAGTACCATGTATGGCCTGGATACGACTATGTGGGCTGGAGGAACGggagtctgggctctggctatgTGGAGATGGAGTTTGTCTTTGACAAGCAAAGGAACTTCACCTCCATGAAG GTGCACAGTAACAATATGTTCTACCGCGGGGTGAAGATCTTCTCCTCCGTGTCCTGCTCGTTCAAGCCCCGTCTCATCGCTACCTGGGAGGCGGAGCCGGTGGAGTTCCGTACGGTGCTAGATGACCGTAACCCCAGCGCCCGCTATGTGACCGTGCCTCTGGGACGGCGTAATGCCAAGGCCCTGCGCTGCCGCTTCCACTTCGCCGATGTGTGGATGATGTTCAGCGAAATCTCCTTCCAGTCAG CAGACACCGTGATTCCTACTCAGATAACCCCTGTGGTGACATCCCCCTGGCCCATGGAGGAGAGCTCCATGCCCACCACCCACAAGACTG TGACAAACCCATCAGCCAAGGACCAACCGGATGATGGGAACACCCCtattctgattggctgtctgGTGACGATCATCCTGTTGCTCGTAGTGATCATCTTCCTGATCTTGTGGTGCCAGTACGTGTGCAAGGTGCTGGAGAAG GCTCCACGCCGTATCCTCGAGGAGGAGGTCACCGTGCGCCTGTCCTCCAGTAGTGACACTATCATTCTGCAGACCCCTCCCGTGCCCCCCCGGGTCTCTCAGATGGACCACCCGTATGAGCGCATCTTCCTCCTGGACCCTCAGTACCAAGACCCAGCCGGCCTCAGGAACAAGCTGCCTGAACTGTCTCGGAGTGCAGAGACCTCAG CGTGTGGTGGGGGCTATGCGGAGCCCGATGTCACCCAGTGCACCCCTCATCAGTGCTTCCAGAGCAGCGTGCCGCACTACGCCGAGACAGACATCGTGAGCCTGCAGGGTGTGACCGGCAGTAACATGTATGCCGTGCCCGCACTCACCGTCGACTCGCTCACCCGCAAGGACATCTCCGTGGCAGAGTTCCCCCGCCACCGGCTGCTCTTCAGGGAGAAGCTGGGGGAGGGGCAGTTTGGGGAG ttcTCTGTGCAGGTCCACCTGTGTGAGGCTGAGGGTCTGCCTGAGTTTCTGGGGGAGGGCGCCCCCCTTCCCGACCGGGATGGACGGCCTGTACTGGTGGCGGTGAAGCAACTGAGGGCGGACGCCACCAAcaatgccag gaacGACTTCCTGAAGGAGATCAAGATCATGTCGAGGCTCAACGACCCCAACATCATccagttgctgtgtgtgtgtgtgagctcagACCCACTGTGCATGGTGACTGAGTACATGGACAACGGAGACCTCAACATGTTTCtgtcacagagagagatggagagcaccCTGACCCACGCCAACAACATCCCCGCAGTCAG ttTGTCAGACCTCCTGCACATGTCAGTGCAGATCTCGTCGGGCATGCGCTACCTGGCCTCTCTGAACTTTGTGCACCGAGACTTGGCCACACGCAACTGCCTGCTGGACCGCAGACTCACCATCAAGATAGCAGACTTCGGCATGAGCAGAAACCTGTACAGCAGTGACTACTACCGCATCCAGGGGCGAGCGGTGCTGCCCATCCGCTGGATGGCCTGGGAGAGCATTCTACTG GGTAAGTTCACCACGGCCAGCGACGTGTGGGCCTTTGGCGTCACCCTGTGGGAGATCTTCACTCTGTGTAAAGAGCAACCCTACAGCCTACTGTCAGACGAACAGGTCATCGAAAACACTGGCGAGTTCTTCCGAAACCAGGGCAGACAG ATCTTTCTATTCGCCCCACTGCTCTGTCCTCCCTCGCTATTTGAGCTGATGATGCGTTGTTGGGACCGCGACATCGCCGATCGACCCACCTTCGAGGGGTTGTACCAGGCCTTACGACCACACGTGGTCCAGTGA